One Spirochaeta africana DSM 8902 genomic window carries:
- a CDS encoding gamma-glutamyltransferase family protein: MDSKAGALLRRGIVGILILLAAAGCSTANSLDSGSYTAYFSLPDAHGWNDEVTLEISNGEVVAAYHQRRSAFGETTSAQELDLEDYATEPQASDTLPADSPDTDNLDTDAPDADSIAALYAAALSAAANNGPEQQQLQRSRSFVQESFEPDNDGQIYRFSVTLGSDAEDASLPEFSVIDGQETQHIGIEETFGISPKQLQEILEAAHPDVHPGELYASLEPLGHTRDAERLRALIMRTMALTRVYSPDTAPADTAATADSPPHNQQAGVVSAHFLATAAGIEVLEAGGTATDAAVAVAAALSVVEPWFSSALGGGTWALHYDAASGQVHSQDGVGPVAAGNTVEYFTPRAGSDGLHQAVVPGAWGGWIESLIEFGELPLDQILAPAIRLASDGFPASPELINRLEGDLEAILNDRPDTAAIYLPDGNMPAEGDTLQIPEMADTFQRLADTYRRFAEERGHRGGLAAAADYFYRGPLAERIVGFSDANDGPFALSDFTPYHANMVDPISIDYNGIEVFQNPPNSQGITQLMALNILKDYDFSGYTGPDDPDVVHLLTEAIKLAHIDKYYHVGDPDWVEVPVAELLSAAHADERRAQISMDSVLEWPVENLLPVDPDYSHTTTFQIIDSQGNAVSTTTSLGSQFLVLGDTGIHINNRMRMMSVNEGDPNLIVPGKKVRHTSNPYMALRDDKPYILGGNTGVDTQPQGQTQQFIWVVEFGMSPQDAVSHPRFLTRGFPSAQYPWEADNDLGMEEGTPQELREAMEARGHTVSEGGIWGNANMIVIDPESGELALGADPRGGVNQAEVLTEDNDG; encoded by the coding sequence GTGGATTCGAAAGCGGGAGCCCTGCTGCGCAGGGGAATTGTCGGGATACTGATACTCCTTGCCGCAGCAGGATGCTCTACTGCCAACAGCCTTGACAGCGGGAGCTACACCGCCTATTTCAGCCTGCCGGATGCACACGGCTGGAACGATGAAGTCACCCTGGAGATCTCCAACGGAGAGGTAGTTGCTGCCTATCACCAGCGCCGCAGTGCCTTCGGCGAAACAACATCGGCACAGGAGCTGGACCTGGAAGACTACGCAACAGAACCCCAGGCATCCGATACCCTGCCTGCAGACAGCCCGGACACGGATAACCTGGATACTGACGCGCCGGATGCGGACAGCATTGCAGCGCTGTATGCGGCGGCCCTTAGCGCGGCAGCCAACAACGGCCCCGAACAGCAGCAGCTGCAGCGCAGCCGCAGCTTTGTCCAGGAAAGCTTTGAGCCCGACAACGACGGCCAGATCTATCGCTTCTCGGTAACCCTGGGATCCGATGCCGAGGACGCCAGCCTGCCTGAGTTTTCGGTGATAGATGGACAAGAAACACAGCACATAGGGATTGAAGAAACCTTCGGGATCTCCCCGAAGCAGCTGCAGGAAATACTGGAAGCCGCTCACCCCGATGTACATCCGGGTGAGCTGTACGCATCACTGGAACCATTGGGCCACACCCGGGATGCTGAGCGGCTGCGGGCACTGATTATGCGCACCATGGCACTGACCCGGGTGTACAGCCCGGATACCGCCCCGGCCGACACGGCCGCGACTGCCGACTCCCCCCCGCATAACCAGCAGGCAGGCGTAGTTTCTGCTCACTTTCTGGCTACCGCAGCCGGCATAGAGGTTCTGGAGGCTGGCGGCACCGCAACCGATGCTGCGGTCGCAGTGGCAGCTGCCCTGAGTGTTGTCGAACCCTGGTTCTCCAGTGCGCTGGGGGGCGGAACCTGGGCGCTGCATTACGACGCCGCCTCCGGACAGGTGCACAGTCAGGACGGGGTTGGTCCGGTGGCAGCCGGCAACACCGTTGAGTACTTTACTCCGCGAGCCGGCAGCGACGGTTTGCATCAGGCCGTTGTACCGGGGGCCTGGGGAGGCTGGATCGAATCACTCATCGAATTCGGCGAGCTGCCGCTGGATCAGATCCTGGCACCGGCCATCCGACTGGCAAGCGACGGATTCCCGGCCAGTCCTGAGCTGATCAACAGGCTGGAGGGCGACCTGGAAGCCATCCTGAATGATCGCCCGGATACCGCTGCTATCTACCTGCCCGACGGAAACATGCCGGCAGAGGGAGATACACTGCAGATCCCTGAAATGGCTGACACTTTCCAGCGGCTTGCCGACACCTATCGCCGGTTCGCTGAAGAACGTGGGCATCGAGGCGGGTTGGCAGCTGCTGCTGACTATTTCTATCGCGGTCCTCTGGCCGAGCGCATAGTCGGTTTTTCGGATGCCAACGATGGTCCCTTCGCACTTTCCGACTTCACGCCGTACCATGCCAACATGGTAGATCCGATCTCTATTGATTATAACGGTATCGAGGTTTTCCAGAACCCGCCCAACAGCCAGGGGATAACCCAGCTTATGGCACTGAACATCCTGAAGGACTATGACTTCTCAGGCTATACGGGACCTGATGATCCGGATGTGGTTCATCTGCTTACCGAGGCAATCAAGCTGGCGCATATCGATAAATACTATCACGTCGGCGACCCTGACTGGGTAGAGGTGCCTGTTGCCGAGCTGCTGTCTGCTGCGCATGCGGATGAGCGCCGGGCACAAATCAGCATGGACAGCGTGCTGGAATGGCCCGTGGAGAATCTGCTCCCGGTCGACCCCGACTACAGTCATACCACTACATTCCAGATCATAGATTCCCAGGGGAATGCCGTATCTACAACGACCAGTCTGGGCTCGCAGTTTCTGGTGCTGGGCGATACCGGTATCCACATCAATAACCGTATGCGCATGATGTCAGTGAACGAGGGGGACCCGAATCTGATTGTCCCCGGGAAAAAGGTGCGCCATACCAGTAATCCATACATGGCATTGCGTGATGACAAGCCGTACATTCTGGGGGGCAACACCGGCGTTGATACCCAGCCCCAGGGGCAGACCCAGCAGTTTATCTGGGTCGTTGAATTCGGAATGAGCCCACAGGATGCCGTCAGCCACCCCCGCTTTCTTACCCGGGGATTCCCCTCTGCCCAGTATCCATGGGAGGCCGACAACGACCTTGGCATGGAGGAAGGAACTCCGCAGGAATTGCGCGAGGCAATGGAGGCACGGGGTCATACGGTGAGCGAAGGCGGCATCTGGGGCAATGCCAATATGATCGTCATCGATCCCGAGAGCGGTGAGCTGGCCCTGGGAGCAGATCCCCGTGGCGGGGTTAACCAGGCAGAGGTTCTGACGGAGGATAACGACGGATAA